Proteins from a genomic interval of Rosa chinensis cultivar Old Blush chromosome 2, RchiOBHm-V2, whole genome shotgun sequence:
- the LOC112189919 gene encoding uncharacterized methyltransferase At2g41040, chloroplastic has protein sequence MAMAPSSVNKQSSRTDESQSSEIELLSCPVCYEPLMRKGPPGLILQAICRSSFDCKKCYKSYSSEHNYLDLTVTAGLKKYVEVKPVGTELFRRSFMSFIYEKGYRQYFRRYGFPGPDEEFKMAQDYFKSTEGGVLVDVSCGSGLFAIRFAKSGTYSGVVALDFSENMLLQCYDYLMRDPTNFLATDLVLVRADVSRLPFTSCSVDAVHAGAALHCWPSPSNAVAEITRVLRSGGIFVGTTFLRSSPSSTSWIFKPLNERVLPSGNYFREEEIEDLCTSCGLTNYSSKVDQSFIIFSAQKP, from the exons ATGGCGATGGCTCCCTCATCTGTCAATAAGCAGAGCTCAAGGACTGATGAGAGTCAAAGCTCGGAGATTGAGTTGTTATCCTGCCCAGTATGCTATGAACCACTAATGCGAAAAGGCCCACCTGGTCTAATCCT GCAAGCAATATGCAGATCATCGTTCGACTGCAAGAAATGCTACAAGTCGTATTCCAGTGAACACAACTACTTGGATCTCACTGTTACTGCTGGATTGAAGAAGTACGTTGAAGTTAAACCAGTTGGCACTGAGTTATTCAGGAGATCCTTCATGTCCTTCATTTATGAAAAAGGTTATCGTCAGTATTTTAGACGATATGGCTTCCCAGGTCCTGATGAAGAA TTTAAAATGGCTCAGGACTACTTTAAATCCACTGAAGGTGGTGTTCTAGTGGATGTTAGCTGTGGGAGTGGTTTGTTCGCGATAAGATTCGCCAAATCTGGGACCTATTCAGGAGTTGTGgcacttgatttttctgaaaatatgCTTCTCCAGTGCTATGATTATCTTATGAGAGACCCTACTAATTTTTTGGCTAC TGATCTTGTTCTTGTGAGGGCCGATGTTTCTAGGCTTCCATTCACATCATGTTCAGTTGATGCTGTCCATGCCGGCGCTGCATTGCACTGCTGGCCATCTCCTTCCAACGCT GTTGCTGAAATCACTCGTGTATTACGAAGTGGTGGCATCTTTGTTGGGACCACTTTTCTGCGGTCTAGTCCTTCAAGTACTTCCTGGATATTCAAACCACTCAATGAG AGGGTTCTTCCCAGCGGGAATTATTTTAGGGAGGAAGAGATTGAGGACTTGTGCACATCATGCGGTCTCACAAACTACTCGAGCAAAGTTGACCAATCTTTCATCATCTTTTCTGCTCAGAAACCTTGA